TGATGAATCTCTATTTCAAGCGGGAATTTATCCAGGTCGGCCAGCCAATTCGTTGACTGACCAAGAGACCTTGCTCCTATTAGAAGCCATGCGAGAGATACTGAGTCGAGCGGTAGACTTAGGCGGCTCTAGTGTGCGGACCTATCAGAACACCTTAGGGGAGGGCGGCCAATATCAAAATTATCTCAAGGTTTACCAGCGCCAGGGCCAAGCCTGTTTAAATTGTGGAAGAAGCATTGAGAAAATTAAGTTAGGACAGCGAGGGACGCATTTTTGTCCCAATTGTCAGAAATAAAGGGAGTGTATGAATGACTTTTCGCTTAGGATTAACAGGGTCAATTGCTACAGGAAAATCTACTGTTTCTAATTATTTTAAAAAAGTTGGTTTTCCGGTAGTGGATGCAGACCTGGGGGCTCGAGCTGTCGTTGAGCCGGGAACACAGGGTTTACAAGCTATAAAAGAGCATTTTGGAGAGGATTTTCTCTTTCCCAATGGCACCCTTAATCGGAAGAAATTAGGGGATGTGGTCTTTACAGATAAGGATCAACTCAAAGCTCTTAATCAACTGCTCTTGCCTTATATCTATGACTGGGTCAACGACCAAGCCCAGTCTTACCAAGACCAGGGCCATCAATTGATTATTTTGGATATTCCTTTACTCTATGAGACCAAGTACCAGAACGCTTGTGATGCGGTGATGTTGGTCTATGTTCCAGAAAGCATTCAATTGCAACGACTGATGGACCGGGATAATTTAAGTGAAGACGAGGCCTTTGACCGCATGCTGTCGCAATATAATATTGAACAGAAACTTCGCTGGGCAGATATTGTGATTGATAACCAGGGCAGCATCCAGCAAACGGAACAGCAAGTCGAGGCCTGGTTGAGTATCCAAGGCTTTCAAGCCAAAAAATAAGCTGGCTAAGCTGGCTTTTGCCCCCTTATCCTTCCGGCTTTAAACTGTGCTATAATTAATAAAAGAAATATTTTAGAAAATGTCCAAGGAAGGTGAATATTGTGCGCTGCCCCAGATGTCAAGATAATAATACGAAGGTAATCGATAGTCGGCCTGTGGAGGAAAATACATCGATAAGAAGGCGACGCCTATGTACGCAATGTGATTTTCGCTTCACGACCTTTGAACGAGTAGAGAAGATGCCTTTACTGGTTATCAAACGGGACGGTACCCGGGAAGAATTTTCCAAAGAAAAATTATTACGGGGCTTAGTGAGGTCCTGTGAAAAACGACCAATTGCCCTAGAAACCTTAGAAGATGTGGTTAAGAATATCGAATCGGACATTCGTCAAAAAGGGCAAAACGAGGTTCCTTCGACCCTAATAGGGGAAATGGTCATGGATATTTTGCCCAAGATCGATGAAGTTTCCTATATTCGCTATGCCAGTGTCTACCGCCACTTTGAAGATCCTACTGTCTTTTTGCAAGAAATTGAGCAGCTGAAGCAAATGCAAAAAAATAACGCGGAGGGGCAAACGAATTTAGACTTAGAAGCCAATAATGCGGAGGAAGATCGGCCTTGAATCCATGGGAAAAGTTAAATCCACGTGAACCTCTAAAAATTATCCTCACCCAAATTGTTTCCAATGCCGATCTGGAAGTCTTAACCTATCTCTACCAACCAATTATTGGGGCTGAGGCCTTTGCTCTCTATATGACTCTCTATGCCTATATCGACCGTTCGACTTATCAGTCAGAAGTAATTAATCATGGGGAAATTATGGACCAATTGGTTTTTTCTAAAGAACGCTATGTCAGAAGTAGGCGCCGATTAGAAGCCATTGGTCTCTTACGTAGCTACACCCAGCAAAGTGGTCAAGCCCCAGTTCAGGCCCTCTATCAGTTGTTAGCACCGGTTTCTTCTGAGCAGTTTTTTAAGGATAGCCTAATGACTAGCTTACTTTTAGACCATGTGGGGGAAGAGCGTTTTAATCGCTTATTGGACCGCTTTAGCTTTGAAAAGATTGCTGATAGTCAGGAAAATGATTGGCAGGAGGTCACAGCGACTTTTCAGGATGTTTTTCACCTGTCTCAAAGCAGTCGCCAATTGACTGAAAGCGAAAAGCAAAGCTTGCTAAAGAAGCCGAATAAATCCCTTATAAAAACTAGCCTGGTCAGTGATTTTGATATGGCTTATTTTACTGAGTTGGTACAAAGGTCTTTCCTCAGTGAGCGGGCGGTCAGTCAAGAAGTTAAGGAGATGACCCAAAGCCTCCATGCTCTCTATGGCTTGGATGAAGTTGCCCTGTCCCAATTTGCCATTAAGGCAAGTAATCTAAGAACCAACCAAGTGGACATTAATTACTACCAAGGCCTAGTGATCAAGGCCATGGCGAACCAACCGGTAAAAAAACGACCTGACTATCAAATGGACCAAGCCAAGCGGCAGACCGAAAGTCAGGGTCAGGATTTACCCAAAGAAAATCAGGATGAAGCTAGTCTAGCCTTGATCAAGGCGGCTAAGGCTTATCCGCCCCTAACCTTTGCTAAGACTATCAAAGAACAAAAAAACGGCTATCTAACTACCAACGAGATAAAAACCTTAGAGATGGTCATGAATAAGGGACTTATCGATGGACCAACCTTGAACATTATGATTCACTATTATTTGATCAGCCAGGAAAGTTCAAGTATTGTCCGGTCGACCTTTGAGCGGACAGTGGATGATTGGAGTCAAAAAAATATTCAAAGTCCGGAACAGGCACTCACTTATCTCAACAAACGGACTAAACGGATTCAAAAACAAAGACAAAATAAAAATAAGCGGCAAAATACCAAACGCAAAACCTATCAAGAATTACAGCCCGCTTGGTTTAATCAAAAACAAGAGACGACAGATAAAGAGGAAAAAATGGACCATAAAAGTGTCCAAGCCTTAGCCGATCGGATTCGGGCATTGAATAGTGAGGAGGGAGACGAATGAGAAATATTGGGGAAGATATCAGCCATGAGCTCAATAAAGGCAACTTTCGCCAACGCTTAGACCAAACCAAGGCCCAAGTCTTGAGTGATCCGGATGTTAGACAATTTATTGATAAGCATAAAGAAGACTTGGACCAAGAAACGATTGACCGTTCGATATCGAAACTCTATGAATTTGTTCAAGAAAAAGAACGGATCAGGGCGGGGAAAAGGCCCAAATTTCCTAATTTCTATCCTAAGCTCATTATGAATTTTAATTATATTGATATTGAATACCAGGCGACTGATGAATTTCTCGCCGCCCAAAAAGAGCGGGAGAAAAAGCAACGGGTCACTTTACTGGAAATGCCTAAGGATTTAAAGCAAGCCTCCTTCCAAAACTTTGACCTGACCGATCCCAAACGTCAAGCTGCCTTGGAGAAGGCCATTGATTTTGTTGAAGCCATGCAGTCTAAGCCCAAGCAATTTCATCAAGGCCTTTACTTACATGGTCCCTTTGGTGTGGGTAAGTCCTACTTAGCGGCAGCTGTGGCTAACCACTTGGCTGAACATGGTTTTACTACCACCTTGTTCCACTATCCCACTTTTATTAGTGAGATCAAGAGTGCCATTAAAGATAATCGTGTTAACCAGCGACTCAAGAGCCTCCAAGAAGCCCAAGTATTGATGATTGATGATATTGGTGCTGAAAGTAATTCGGCTTGGGTCCGTGATGAAGTCTTAGGGGTTCTCTTGCAGAACCGTATGAGTCAAGGCCAGGCTACTTTTTTCACTTCTAATTTCTCCATGCAGGAATTAGAAAATCATTTGGCCCATACTAATCAAGGAGATTCGGAAACGGTGAAGGCGCAGCGGATTATGGAAAGGGTTCGTTATTTGAGCGAGGAAGTAACCATGTCCGGGCGCAACCGTCGCTATTCGAATTAGAGTCCGTTCACTTTCCTAAATAAAAGCTTGAATTGTTTCATAAAAAGTGCTTTAATT
This genomic stretch from Aerococcus mictus harbors:
- the coaE gene encoding dephospho-CoA kinase (Dephospho-CoA kinase (CoaE) performs the final step in coenzyme A biosynthesis.) encodes the protein MTFRLGLTGSIATGKSTVSNYFKKVGFPVVDADLGARAVVEPGTQGLQAIKEHFGEDFLFPNGTLNRKKLGDVVFTDKDQLKALNQLLLPYIYDWVNDQAQSYQDQGHQLIILDIPLLYETKYQNACDAVMLVYVPESIQLQRLMDRDNLSEDEAFDRMLSQYNIEQKLRWADIVIDNQGSIQQTEQQVEAWLSIQGFQAKK
- the nrdR gene encoding transcriptional regulator NrdR codes for the protein MRCPRCQDNNTKVIDSRPVEENTSIRRRRLCTQCDFRFTTFERVEKMPLLVIKRDGTREEFSKEKLLRGLVRSCEKRPIALETLEDVVKNIESDIRQKGQNEVPSTLIGEMVMDILPKIDEVSYIRYASVYRHFEDPTVFLQEIEQLKQMQKNNAEGQTNLDLEANNAEEDRP
- a CDS encoding DnaD domain protein encodes the protein MNPWEKLNPREPLKIILTQIVSNADLEVLTYLYQPIIGAEAFALYMTLYAYIDRSTYQSEVINHGEIMDQLVFSKERYVRSRRRLEAIGLLRSYTQQSGQAPVQALYQLLAPVSSEQFFKDSLMTSLLLDHVGEERFNRLLDRFSFEKIADSQENDWQEVTATFQDVFHLSQSSRQLTESEKQSLLKKPNKSLIKTSLVSDFDMAYFTELVQRSFLSERAVSQEVKEMTQSLHALYGLDEVALSQFAIKASNLRTNQVDINYYQGLVIKAMANQPVKKRPDYQMDQAKRQTESQGQDLPKENQDEASLALIKAAKAYPPLTFAKTIKEQKNGYLTTNEIKTLEMVMNKGLIDGPTLNIMIHYYLISQESSSIVRSTFERTVDDWSQKNIQSPEQALTYLNKRTKRIQKQRQNKNKRQNTKRKTYQELQPAWFNQKQETTDKEEKMDHKSVQALADRIRALNSEEGDE
- the dnaI gene encoding primosomal protein DnaI, with protein sequence MRNIGEDISHELNKGNFRQRLDQTKAQVLSDPDVRQFIDKHKEDLDQETIDRSISKLYEFVQEKERIRAGKRPKFPNFYPKLIMNFNYIDIEYQATDEFLAAQKEREKKQRVTLLEMPKDLKQASFQNFDLTDPKRQAALEKAIDFVEAMQSKPKQFHQGLYLHGPFGVGKSYLAAAVANHLAEHGFTTTLFHYPTFISEIKSAIKDNRVNQRLKSLQEAQVLMIDDIGAESNSAWVRDEVLGVLLQNRMSQGQATFFTSNFSMQELENHLAHTNQGDSETVKAQRIMERVRYLSEEVTMSGRNRRYSN